TAACTTAAAACTGCGTTTAACAATTCAATTTAGAATTTAGACAATTATTATTCCGGCAGATATTAGACCTTCTAGTCTGTTTCGACTCctataaaattatttccatttcttcCTTGGTGTGCCGACGCCCCTTGTTTCTTCCTGCTGGTATAAAAGTATTCATTTTGTAGTTTTTCTTTCGTAATTCTTTGTACGGGGTTTCACTACTTGCTTCTGTAGTCGATGATTCTTTCCTCTGAACTGTAGAGGTTCAATTGTTGTCGTACATCTTTATTTTTCTAATTGGCCCCTCTTGTAATTCCTTCTAATTCCTAATATCGATCTTAAAAATCTCTGTGGCCTAGATTCTGTTTTCCTACCTTCTCCTTTATAGTCCCATTATTAACTACCGCATAGGCAGCTTGTCATAGCTTGTTTTATAAGTTTAATTATTTGTACCTCTTTCCTAGTTTCTCTATCTAATATTCTTCGAATGGTTCCGCAGATGTAAATCCACTATAGCTAATGTTCTTCCACTGGTTCCGTAGATATAAATCCACTACAGCTAATGTTCTTGCACTGGTTCCACAGATATAAATTGACTGCAGCTAATGTTCTTCCAATAGTTCCGCAAATATAAATCCACTACAGCTAATGTCTTCCAATGGTCCGGCAGATGCAAATCCATTATAGCTAATGTTCTTCCAATGGTCCCGAAAATGCAAATCCATTACAGCTAATGTTCTTACAATGGTTCCGCAGATACACATCTATTACAGCTAATATTCTTCCAATGGTCCCGCAGATGCCAATCCATTACAGCTAATATTCTTCCAATGGTCCCGCTGATGCAAATCCATTACAGCTAATGTTCTTCCCATGGTCCCGCAGATGCAAAGCCACTACAGCTAATGTTCTTCCAATGGTCCCTCAGATGCAAATCCATTACAGCTAATGTTCTTCCAATGGTCCCGCAGATGCAAATCCATTACAGCTAATGTTTTTCCAATGGTCCCGCAGATATAAATCGAATACAGCTAATGTTCTTCCAATGGTCCCTCAGATGTAAATCAATTACAGCTAATGTTCTTCCAATGGTTCCGCAGATATAAATCCACTACGGCTAATGTTCTTTTAATGGGTTTTCCAATAATTCCGCAAATGTAAATTCACTACAGCTAATGTTCTTCGAATGGTTTCGCAGTTGTAAATCCACTAGAACTAATGTTCTTCGAATAGTTCCGCAGATGTAGTGGGTTTATATTTTTCGGAACTATTCGCAAAACATTACGTGGAGGAAGTAAGATTTAGgtaatgacatgcataaatatctACAGCcactataggcctatgcaatgaAGTAAACCTTGCTAAGGAATGTACTAAGACAGTCAAAGAATTTCCATAGCTTCATGGGATTTTCCACGCTCTAGTATGGTTCTGGAATATTACGAGTAATTTGACAACCCCATAAGAAAAATGCATTCAGACTGTTAATATgaagtttttaatattttcagtgaGTGTATCTCCTTGACCATAAACCTAACGGACATTTAAgacaggaaattaaaaaataatattgcagttaaataGTGTTGTCAAAGAACTAGTTAGAACATATAATGGCGATGTTCCCCAGTATACTATCTCATGACTATCGATGGGATGACCTACGAAAAGGTAACGTGtcagttttttttaagttgaaCCGGAACTGGACAATAAACCGAAAATATATTGATAGTGATAATACATAATCTACTGAGAGTAGCTGAGTTTATGTTGTTGCGATAGCAGACTGATCAACGAATAAGAGTTCAGAGGAATAATGAGTAATTACAATTAAGTTGTACCTCTACTGCTTCGTCTATCTATATAGATGTAATTCTGGTCAAGATCTTAAGCATATAGCCCGATTGCTACTATTTTTTAACCGTTATGATGCCATTCCCTAAATCAACCTTTCTTCAGAGTGTCTTACGTGTATCGAGATCACGATCTTTCACTTTTAACGCacacatttattatcataatcctCCATAAAGGTTAGACAAGGTAGTTCCTTTCGGCGAAAAGAATTAATGTCTGTCTAACATTTCAGCAGTCTTCTTTTCCCTTCGGCCGTTACTGTAAAATTTGTAGAGGCGCTTTTGTGTTTTAGTTCTGCattactaaaatatttcagaacaccgttttattggtaatcTTGTTCGCGACAGCCCATAGAGGTCAAGGTCTACTAGCCGATTGCTGGTTTCACGTTTACATGCTtgagaagaggtggacgatcttTCAGTCAGTACTGAGGTgacgtgtggttagcactataATACTCCCAAACGTTATAGCTTGCTCACAGAAACGGATTTTACTACCAACTGTAGTCCACCAAATTCATAATGATGCTGGTTGGGCACCGCTACACACATTGGTCGAAATTTAAAGGAGAAATGTATTTTTCCATAAAGACTCAAACGAACCGCTTTTTCCATAACGCTAGTACCAGGCATGTCTCCTTATAATATCAGCACCGGTCGTGTAATGCAAGTAATTGAAGCAGGCCTATATGCAGTGTGCATAGCCCTCATCATAGACTGAAGGTTAACTGTGGGGTAATTAGTGTAGGTAATCGTttctaaagcaaatgaagtttcttcacaaatatattgatatacgAGTATAAGCAGCAATCATTCTTCGTCTTTACAAtttgataattatataaaataaggaAAGCTTACTTTAGTATCCGTTAACGTTTTTTTTaatagtcaactctccgaagacaggtctaaatctcataagtgataccaacaaggcatcacttatgaggcaactaggccaggaaggttatggtggccagtttcttccccctccccccattgcatacatcgccgactagctacatattacactaaccagacttgagatgtatgcaaatagttgttattcctctgacacacatcgtcaagtgagatgtaccgcctgataatagatgtgcatcGGTAGGCCCTATGCGTAAACAAAAATTACTGCATGAATGGAAAAATagttctttaatcatttatttagcGATGTTGTAGGCCTATCTAGCGTCCTTTGAATGGGTGATAGGGAAATGATGTAGTAGCCTATATTCGACGTGATGAGTCCcaggatacatacatacaaatatagtgttctgccaaatgacaggtctttcactgcaaagccagcattctccaatctttcttattttccgctttcctctttatcttcgcatatgatccatatatcttcatgtcgtctattatctgatttcttctgccccgaactcatctcccgttctatccttctccatatccgcatttcaaatgcttctagtcgtttctcttcacttagtcatAATGTCCACGATTCTGTTCCATATAACGCCAcaatccacacaaaacacttcactagtctctcccttatttctttttccaaagatccgtagaagatgctcctttttcttatATATAAACGCTTGAAGAAGAGATTTATGAAATGtttaagtaaattatttatgtaagCTCTAGAAACtattcactatctctcgtgtagtccggatttatgtGAGGCGGGCCTTGCATTTCGCACCACGCATGCGTCTGTTTCGGACACATTGGTTTTTCATTGACCCCAGTTTCAGGGGATTTAAAAAGGAAgctagtattttaaatttagatcAAAATTCATTGATGATGAAATACTGTAACAAGCAATCGAAGATAATCTGAAGATGAAAATAGATGAGCCCAGGCAAAAATCAGACATCCATGCATTGTTCTTTGCTAAATGGGAGTGACCCGTTGCAGTTTGCGATCGTCCTGGGCCTGCTAGCGGCCGTGGCCGAGTGTGGTGTGATACCAGCGGCACCAGCCGTGGCGCTGCGCACCGACTACGACCCACACCCCCAGTACACGTTCGCGTACGACATCCGTGACGCCCTGACGGGCGACGCCAAGAGCCAGCACGAGACCCGCAGCGGAGACGTGGTGCAGGGCAGCTACAGCCTGGTGGAGCCCGACGGCCACGTGCGCACCGTGCTCTACGCCGCCGACCCAGTCAACGGGTTCAACGCCGTCGTGCAGCGCGGGCCCCTGGTGCACGCCAAGGCGGCCGTCAAGGCCTTCTGACGAGCCGCGACGTCGCGTCGTGCTTCCGCCTTCTTATTTATGTTGCTTACCTACAATTTATCTATTTAAGAGCTGCGCTTAGTGGCCGTCACTTATTTATCTGCTTGCTCAAGCCGCGATCCTATTGCAAGATGTATTGAGTGGGACTCTGTCATGCAGAGATTCTCAACAATTCGGGACTCTCTgagatttttaatataattaatatgccTCAATAAAACGAGCGACATAAGAGGAACTGTTGCTAATTATTCTACTCAGCTGTATGTAATCGCATAACTTGAACACATTTATTGTTTTAGAAATCGATCCAAAGTTTTGGCATGATCCAATTGCCGAACATAAATAAATCCCACCAGATCATATATGATCCTGTTATCACTTTTAAAATTAACTATATGctccttttttgttttgtttttatatttaaatgagTAGGTCTCGGTattaacaattatattatattcatttttaattaagagttttattaaattttgtcccATAAAgaatattttcaggaaaatgtTTAAGAGTGAAAAGGACTGCTTCCGAATTAGGCTATGTCTTCCTTTTCTTATTTAAATGCTTGACTTTCAAATTTCTCTGCATTTGTTTGCTTATCTGTAATTATGTTACTTCAAAATTGTCATTTCTGTCCCTAAATATGTGCATAGGCCTATAAGTATTTGTCTCTTGTTCTTTTGTTTTAACCCTTTCCctcatagtggttgttcagaagaaccacagttttctttatttctaaattttatgacACAGATaatccaccaaggaaccacctcttgagcgTATGTacaggtgccatctgtgttttgaaattgtgtgcagagttaaaatgttgaaaaaaattgatcgaagcttttttatgatccatgatatgaaaaccataaaaaattaacCGCATAGtgattgttcagaagaaccacagctttctttctttctaaattttatggcacatatattccaccaaggaaccatcTCTTGAGTGTACATacaggtgccatctgtgttttt
The window above is part of the Periplaneta americana isolate PAMFEO1 chromosome 11, P.americana_PAMFEO1_priV1, whole genome shotgun sequence genome. Proteins encoded here:
- the LOC138709405 gene encoding cuticle protein 19.8-like, with protein sequence MALKFAIVLGLLAAVAECGVIPAAPAVALRTDYDPHPQYTFAYDIRDALTGDAKSQHETRSGDVVQGSYSLVEPDGHVRTVLYAADPVNGFNAVVQRGPLVHAKAAVKAF